The Leptolyngbya sp. CCY15150 genome contains a region encoding:
- a CDS encoding EVE domain-containing protein yields MNYWLMKSEPDVYGIDRLAADTSTLWDGVRNYQARNFLREMQVGDLVFFYHSNTKPPGIVGLMEVTESGVVDPTQFDPQSHYYDAKSTPAAPRWQTVRVAFVRKFTDIITLDHLRETFSPDDLWVVRRGNRLSVIPVPGAIAEKILEMAQST; encoded by the coding sequence ATGAACTATTGGCTCATGAAGTCCGAACCGGATGTCTACGGCATCGATCGCCTGGCCGCAGACACCAGCACCCTCTGGGACGGGGTGCGCAATTACCAAGCCCGCAACTTCCTGCGCGAGATGCAGGTGGGTGATTTAGTGTTTTTCTACCATTCCAACACCAAGCCGCCGGGGATTGTGGGGCTGATGGAGGTGACGGAGTCGGGTGTCGTCGATCCCACCCAGTTTGATCCCCAAAGCCATTACTACGATGCCAAATCAACCCCGGCGGCACCGCGCTGGCAAACCGTGCGGGTGGCGTTTGTCCGTAAGTTCACGGATATAATCACCCTAGATCACCTGCGCGAGACCTTTAGCCCTGACGATTTATGGGTCGTGCGTCGGGGGAATCGCCTATCAGTTATTCCGGTACCAGGGGCGATCGCCGAGAAGATTCTAGAGATGGCTCAATCGACGTAA